The DNA window GATCCTCGGCGACTTTCAGTTGCCGGGGAGGGACGTCCAGCTTCTTCCCGTCGGAGAAGGTGACGGTTAGCGGTCCGGTGCCGCTGTTGTACGCGATGTAGGTCCGAACGCCGCCTTTGATAAAGACGTTGGTCAGCGGGTGATCGGCGGTGACCGCCGCGTCGTTCTGCCCGAAGCGGTTCAGCGTGTGAATCCAGTGGTACATGAAGGCGTGCGAGTTGCCGCCTTCGAGTTTGCAGTTGGGATTGGCATCGATGTATTGCGCGGCGGGTCCGGCGTCACTGAGCGCCTGGAACATGATCACCAGGTCGCCCCAACCGGTGCCGTAATCGCGCCCGCCTTTGCGCTTCTCGATGATGCGGTCGTGGTTCTTTTTCACGTAATCCGGGTACCGTCCCATGTAGATGGAAGCAGGCGTGTACGGCAGCCAGTTGATGCCGTGGATGCAGTCGACATCGCCGGAGAACCAGGTGCCGAACGCGCCCTTGCCGCCCCAGACCATGCCGAGCGCGACGTTGGGGAAGTCCTTCGGATAGTTCGTGCCGGAGACATCGAACCAGTATTCCTCCACCGCCGTCCGTTCGGTGTTGAAGAGGAACAGCCCCGCGTCGCGAACGGCGGTGTCGCCGGTCGCCTGGCCCCAGAGGATCATGCCGTACCATGCGTTCAAAGACTCGGACGACGACTCCTGGTTGTTGCCGTCGGCGAAGTTGGCATCGCCCGAGGCCCAGGAATGGCTGGCGTATTTGTCGAAGCATCGCAGGTACGGGAACATCGCATCCTGCCGGTCGGTCGAGGCGATGTCTCGGATCAGCAGATTCACCATCGGGCTCCACTTTGCCGCCCACGCCGGATCGACGCGGGCGATCTCGGCGGCGGCGCGGATGAAGTAGCCGTAGTGAAAGTGGTGGTCGTTAAGCGGCTTGTCGCTGCCGTAGCTCGGCCGACTGCCAACCAGCGTGCCCCAGACGCCGTTGTAGTAGAAGACCGGCTGTTCTTTGCCCGGCGTGGCGGTGAACCAGTTCTCGAGCCGGGATTTCAGTTCGCCGACGAAGCCGTCGCGCAATGCCGTCTCGCCGCATACCTCGGCGATCCCCGCCAGCGTGGCCACGGTGCCGAGGCGTTTGCCCTCCCAATAGGTGTCGCCGAAACCGGCGGGTGTTTTTGCCGCCGCGGCCTTGAGGTAGTCCACCATTCGCTGGCGGTCCGGAATACCTTCCGCCGGGAACATCGGCAGCACACCCTGCACCGCGATCGAGGTCTCGAACGACCGGCCGACGCCGACCTTCATCTGCCCGCGGACCGATCCGTACGACATCTCGGTCAGCGGCGATGTCGCGTACTTCCACTGGTGCGGGTAGAGGGCAAAGATTGTCTCGGCCTCGGTTCCTTCGTGCGGCTGAAGCGTGAACTGATAGACCGCCTTCACGTTACCGCCGACGACCCGATACGCCACGCGAGAGTCGGTCACATGCGAGTAGGCGTGTTTGCGGAACAGCGCGAGCGTCTGCGGCTTGTCATCGGGAAGGACGGCGATCGAAAAGTACGATTTACCCCTGGCGTCGTTCACGAACGCGGTGCCGTCGAGGCCGGACCAGGTCGATCCGGTCGCGCCGAAGAGTCCGTAGTGCCGACCGTTGGTGGTGATGCCGAGCACCGCATCGCCGGCGCCACCCGACCAGACCTTTGGCGGCTTCGCGAAACTGACCTTCGGGTTGCCGCCGGTGTACTGGCAATAGACGTACGGGCTGCCGTGACCGAAGGTCGCCCGCAGAGACGCCGGCCCGCTTGCGAACGCGGCGGTGACGAACCAGTCGGAGTAGCCGGCGCAATCGGCTTGCGGGAAGGCGTCTGCGGCAGCGTGGCCGAGGCGCAGGTCACCGTCCTTCACCGCGCCGCTGCCCATGATCGCGGCGGCACTGCCGGTCAATGTCGTGCCGTGCTGGGCGACGGTCAGTCCGCCTGCGGTCGCCGTCAGCACCAGCGGGTGGGCGAACATCGGCTGCGAATACTTCTGCCAGACGAGCGAACTCCACCACTGGTTGGTGACCATCGGCCCCTTGAGGTCGTCGGTCTTGTAGATCTGTTCAGGGAGCGGCTTGCAGGCCTTCGGCGGCAACGTGAGGTACCCGCCGGGACCGACCGCCACGACCGCCACGGACGGTGGTGCCGATTGCGGTGCCGATTGCGCCGACACGGCCGAGACGCCGGCCAAGATGAACGCCATGGCGGAACTCAAACCTGCCCGAAGTAGACGTCGAGGAAAAGCATTCATGATGGTGACTCCCATAGTGAGTGATCTTGTAGTTACGGATTGCGGCGGTGCCGCGCGGTGCGCGGTGTCACCGGCCTTCGGAGCACCGGCGAACCGTGGCACTGGACCTTGATCCGTGCGCAAACTTATTCGTGGAGAAAAAGCTTCATTCGCCGGCCATACCGGCGGGGCGGCCCTGCTCGTAGATGCTCCTGATTTCCTCGGGCGTCATCGCCCGCGACAGGATCGCCAGCTCGTCCAGGCGACCCTGCAGAAACCGCGGCGATTCGCCTCGCCAGTTGCCGATCTCCGCCATGCCGATGGACATCGGCACCGGTGTAAACGCTTCGCCGGTCGAAACGACCTGGCCGTCGAGAAAGCTTCGAACGTTCTTGCCATCAAAGGTGGTCGCCAGCAGCATCCACCGGCCGAAGCGGTCTGGCGTTGCCACGGGAGGGCTGTTGAGCGCTTCCCAGTTGGGGTCGTTGGGCCTGCCCGATTCCCGGGCAATGCCGATGCGCAGGCCGCCCTTGTCGGTCAGCCCCCAGCGTAGCGTCCCCGGCGACAGGCTGTCTGGCGCCAACAGGGCGTGATACACGTTCGGCAGTGCGTCAACCCGAATCCAGGCGATGAACGTGACGGCGGTGAACTTGCCGGGCACCTCCACGCGAATGCGGTCGCCGGCGCTTTTGAACTCCACTGCCCTGCTGCCCGGCCAGCGGCCGTCGGCCCAGCCGCAACCGACGATGCTTCCCGAGGCCGGCTGGGTTGCGCCGGCGGCGCGGTTCCACACCGATCGTTCCCAGGGGTTCTGATCGGCGAACGCCAGGTGCAGCGCCGTCGCCGGGTCTCGGCTGATCGCCGACGCCGCGCTCTGCCAGGCTTCCTTCCGCCGCTGAACATCGCCGGATGCCATTTGCGCCAGCTCGTTTTCGCCAAGAAAGCTGCCGCGGCTGGCGGCGATCGATTGCAGACCCTGCGGCTCGATGCGGGTCGCCTTGCCTGCGGTCAGTTTCGTCGGCGGCGAAGTCGTTCCAGCACGGCTCACTTCCACCTCGCCGGTGAAGACATGAACCTCCGGCACGCCGACCGGCGGAACACTCACGCCGAACTCAGTGCCCAGATCGACGAGCGTGAAGCCGGTCGCCGCGACCCGAAAGCCCCGCGCCGGCACCGGCACATAGCCCGAGAGCCGACCGCTTCGGCAGAACACTTCCATGTCGGAGACGATCTGAACATCCGCCGGCCCCTGGATGACGAGTCGAGCCCCGCTGTAAAACTCGACCTGCACCGCACCAGATTCGAGCCGGATCGTGCCGGCCGGCAGCACCTGCCCGATTTCGAAGTTCGCGCCCCGTGCCCACCGCGCATCCACCGCCGATACGAGCACGGCGACACCGGCGGTCTGCGTTGCAGGCGGGGCGATCACCCCAAGCTGCGAGCCCGGCGAAGGCAGATCCTGCGAGTCGCGCAGCAGCCAAAACGCCACCAGCCCGATACAAGCCGCCGTCGCGACGAACCATGGAAGCCAGCGCGACCGCCAGACCGGCCCGCCGACAGCGGTCTCCTTGCGCGATGCGACCGATCGTACAGCCGGCGACACCTCGCGATCACCCTCGGACACCTTGGGCGTGCCCGCCTCCCCGGCCATCTGTCGGCCCCATTGCTCCTGTCCCCACCGGGCGAGCAACGAATGCACGCGCGCCTTATCCCAGAACGCCGCCCGGGCCTGCGCCGACGACAGCAGCGTCCGCTCCAGTTCGGCGCGGTCGTCTTCCGAGAGCGTTCCGGTGTAGTACTTCTCCAGCAGGACATTGAGGCGGGGGTCGGTCATGGGGTCGGTCATGTCGCCCCCGCTTCCGCCGCGATCTTTCGGGCGACACAGTCCCGTAGTGTCGAACGCGCCCGCGACAGCGCGACGTAGACCGAGTCGACCGCCCATTCCATCAGCCGTGCGATCTCGGCCGGCTTGTGGGCCTGCTGGTAGCAATACTCGATCATTCGACGGCTTTGCTCGGGCAATGCCTTCACACAATCCGCCAAGTGCCGCAGTCGCTCGTCTTCGCCCGTCGCCGGGGGCTCGCTGGCGGCGAGCGCTTCCAGCACTTCATCCGACAACGGCCGCCACTGCCGCGGCGACTTCCGCCCCGCTTCGCGCACTTTCAATCGCGCGACGCCACACGCCCAGGCAAGAAAATCCCGCTGAGCGTCAAAGACGTCGGCCTTGGCCGTCACCGTAAGGAACGTCTCCTGAAACACGTCGTCGACCTGAGACAGGTCAGGGAGCAATGCGACGATGAAGCCGCGCACCTGTGCCGAATGCTGAAGGAACAGCAACTGTACAATCGAAGCATTCGCCCCGCCCGTACCCGCAACAGCAGGACCGCCGACGGTGGAGCCCATTGCGGACCCGGCGTCAGGATTCAAGCCGATTTTGAAGGGGTCAGAATCCGCCATGGTTGCCATCGTTCGGCAATATTGACGCGGGGCGGCGGAACCTTAGCAGTCGTCGAACAGGAATTGGGGAGCAAAAAACGGAGGAGCAGGGATTCGAACCCTGGAGACCCTTACGGGCCTACCGGTTTTCAAGACCGGCGCAATCGACCACTCTGCCACTCCTCCGAATTGTCGGAAAATCCTGCATTTTCAGGCGTTCTCCATCGCTTGGCCGGGACTTCATTTCCCCGTTTCCCCTTTTCTTTCCCCTATTCGATGCCTAGAATGAGGTGAAAGGGCCGGGAATTCTCAGCGAAGGAAGGCATTATGCCACGGGTTGCTAAACTTGGGAAGCACAAGGGGCAATGGTGCACCAAGGCCGGTAACCCGAGCGGTGTCTACTTTGGCCGCATCGACGAGGTGCCGTTCCGCGACGCCCAGAAGCTGTTCCGAACCTACCTCGACTCCCTCCACAAGCCGAAGCCTGTCGCCGCCACCGGGATCACCACGGCGGAACTGATGGACCAGTTCCTGGCATGGATGGAGAGCTATCGCTCCGACCGAACGTTCGGCGAGCGTAAGCAGCACCTGTCCCGATTCGTCCACTTTGAAAAGGGGAAAGCGCTGGTCGCCGACACCCCGGCGACGGCCATCGACGCCGACGACCTGAAGGGTTTCCTAACGTACATCCGCGAGCACGACTTTCAGGACGAAAAGTGGGCCAAGCGAAAAGCCCCGCTCGACCCGTTCACGGTCGGAAAGTACCAGACCAGCATCATGGCCTGCTTCGCCTGGGGAGCAGGGAAGAAGAACCCGAAGCCGTGCTTGCCGAGGGAGTTTTACCCGTTCCACGGCATCGAGCGGCACAAGAACCCGCCGGCCCCGCTGCTGGAGACCGAGCTTCCGACAAAGGACGAGATCGCGGCGCTCATGGAGCACGCGGACGACGACCTCGCCATCGTGAAGGAGAAGAACAAGTACCGCAGTCGCCGACCGGAGGAGTTCCGGGCCGACCACGAGTACAAGGGCTTCCGCGACCTGCTCACCGTTTACCACCAGACCGGCGCCCGCACGTCCGAGCTGGCTGATGCTCTGGTCGGCGAGTTCGTGAAGAGCGCCGGGCAGATCGTGCTCGGCAAACACAAGCGGTCGAAGACGCAGAAAGAGTCCGCTGCCCGGCGGATCACGCTTTCCGGGGAGTCGCTCGCAATCGTGCGGAAGCTGTGCGACGTGCGGAAGTCGGACGAGCCGATCTTCACCGACCAGAAGGGGCGGGGGTGGAACCGGTACACGCTGGACATGCGGTTCAAGCAGGTTCGCACGCGTGCCAAGGTCCGGGATGACATCACGATCTACTCGTTCCGCCACCTGTGGATCTCGGAAGCATTGATGGCCGGCATCGACCCGGCCACGGTCTCCAAGATGGCGGGCACCTCGATCGCGATGATTGAGAAGGTGTACGGGCACTACCGCAACGACCACTTTGCCGACGCCCAGAAGAAGCTCATGGACGCACGATCCGCACGTAGCGAGACTGGTACGGCCGCGTAGCTTCCCGCCGCTTTGGCCGGTCGGGGGGTTGCGTGGGCGAGGATGTGTATGCGGTGCGGAGCCTCACGGCAGAATCCAGCTTGATTCGAAACGTCGGTCGGCTACTGCTCGGCGGCGCGATGTTCCTCCACTCAATCACGCCGTCGCGCATATATCGAAGGACGGTTTTCTTGTCGACGCCGAGAACCGTCGCCGCCTCGGCCAGGGAAAGCTCCGGCGGTAAGTCCAATTGATCTGAAGTTGGCTTATCAAGATGCACTAGTCCAACATCCTTTGAGCATGCCTCGAAACCGGCACGACTCCACTACTTCAATTTGGGTCGGCGGCGGCTTCTCTGGAGCAACCGCCACCGTGATGTTTAGGTGATGGCGGGCTCGACGTCGCAACGCGCATCCTCAGGCGATCCCGAAGTAAAAGGGGCGGGGCGATCGCAAGACCGCCCCGCCCTTTCGGCGGCCGTATTCAGCCGCGAGGGGTCACTTTCCAAACAGCTTGCGGACGTTGTTGGCCCAATGAAGAGCCTCGGAAGGGTTCTGCTTGGCGTACGAAGCCAGCTTCTGAACCGCGATACCGATGACAAGGACGGCTAGGAAGAATGTAAACATGAGGTGGCCTTTTCGATGAAGAATCTGAACACCGCTTTCGCGAACGCCGCGAGAGCGCCAATCGAACGTGGATTGCAGTTAATCGCCGACGATCAACCCTCCTTCTCCCTCCCAGCGTTGAAGATCTGGATCGACTCCCTCCGAAGGAGTGGGTTCCATCACTTGCCGCGGCCCTTCGGTGTCTGCGCACGAACGCAGCGCCATAACCAGGTCGCAGAGCGGTTGCACTTTTCGCTCAAGGCGGGTCCGGAGCTTTGATGCGAGTTGCAGCAGTGACATGAGGGACCTCCGGGTGGTGTGAGTTCATTCAGTTGGCCTTCGAACCGGCCTATCCGGTTCACTCTCTATTTGCGTCTGCGCGGGCGAGCATTTCTTGCCAATTTCGAAATCGATTTCGCGCGCAGCAGGCGTCTTTCACACGACGATCGCTACCACTCGCGTCTAATCACTCCCGCGAGAGTTCCGGCGGCTCGGGCTCGCGACCGCCATGGGTCATCTCCACCTGCTTCACTTTCTCTGCCAGCAGGGAACGACGTTCGGGCGTTGCCGCCCGGTTGCGGTCGTCCGAGACGTCGCCGTAGCTCCGGTCGCCCCACACCCCCGGTTCCGATGACTGCTGCGCCACGTTGCTCGACGGGTAAACGGCGTTACGCAACTCTTCCAAACCCAGCGATGCCATCGCCTTGAGAGTCTGATCGCCGAACTTGCGGTTGGATGGTTCGCTCTTGCTCATGGGGTTCTCCGTTGAAGTGGATCGCGGTTCCTGCCTCTACTTGCCGCGCAGGCGGTTAAACCTTTCAGAGATTCCCGACTGCTCGATCAGTTGGTCGTACATGGCCTCGGCGCGCTCCTGTGCCGCCAGTTCCGACGCCGAGATGGTGATCGCCAGCCCGACCGCCGACGCGACGAGGAATGCCCCCAGCATCGCGCTGACCGGGAGCAGGAGTAGTCCGACGAAGGAGACGACGACCGGCTCGACGACACGCTTGACGGTCAGTTCGCTCAGCGACGGGAAGTACCGCATCAGTCGCGGCGTGCCGTGGTAGTACCGGTGAATTCGGATGCCTTTGCGATAGTTGCGAAAACAACCAATTCTGGATACGAAGCACATGATGAGGAACGCCGCCAGGAATAGCAGCATGGGCCGCGGATCACCCGTGGGGTCGACGATGGGCCAGACGAAGATCAGGACCAGCGCGAGCAGCGCCTGCAAGCCGGCGTACCTCGAACCCAGGTCCCGGTGTAGAAAGACGATGCTCGGGAAAGCGAAGACGCTGGCGATCAGGAGCAGCGAGTTGACGCCGCGGTTCATCCGCTCGTTGAGCGGAAGTTCGGACGGTTGTTGTTCCATGGTCGATCTCCGATGAGGGCGTTGTGGGTTCAGGTCACTTCTGGCTGAGGGTGATGGGACGCCAGGTCCGGCCGGTGCTCGTGAAGGGAACGCCGCTGCGGATGAGAATTGCGTCGGCGAGAAAGGAGTTGCGCGCACCGCCGGTGCGCAAATACGCGAACTCGCGGGGTTCAATCTCATACTGCAGGGATTCGGTCAGTCCGGAGGTCGCCTGGCCGTTCCCGCCGATTCCTGCCATGGCTGCCCAATCGGTCGTACCGCCGGCGCTGTTGCTCATGTTGCAGAGCATCCGGTAGTCGCGACCACACAGTTCGGCGGCCCATTCGGCGGTCCCTGTGTCGCCGGTGGCATGAATGATCTTTGTGGACAGGTTGGCCAAAAGCTGGTCCGTCAACGCCTGTCCCATGTCCCCGCCGCCGAACGCGGTGACGAAGCCGCTGATCGACTGTGTGAGAAGAATCAGCGACACCCGTGCCGACCGGCAGGTGGTGGCGAACAAAGCGTCGGACTGGCCAGAGGCGAAGAACTGAGCTTCGTCGATATGGATGAAGGCCGGGCGGGTCCGCGACGTGACCGCCCGACGCTCAAGAATCCGCTGCGCCATTAGCTTCCAGACCAACTGCGCTGTTAGGCCCACCTCCCCGGTCACCTTCAATGGAAGATCGATGACGATGATCTTGCCGTCTTCGATCTCACGTGGAGAGAGTGTCGTATCGGTCGACAGCAGGTTGTGGAGCAACCCACGCTGGAACAGGTCCGCGAACGCCATGAACGTCGCGGTGATGGACGATCGCGTCCGATCGGCGAGCGACGGAAAATCGCACATGACATAGTCGAGCACGGCCTCGTAGTCCCGTTGCTGCCTTGGGGTGAAGGCCCGCTGGTCGGCCTTGGTCAGCAGCCGGTAGCAGGGGCTGGATTTGCGCCAGTCCTCGGACCGGACCTGGTCCATCGACTTCGGCAGCGCCGACACCAGCCGGCACAGGTTACTCACCGAGACCTCCCCCTCGGCTAGGATCAGCAGGTCGATGCAGTTCCGCAGCAGCGTCCGGCAGGCCTGCTGGAAGAAGGCGTTGTCTCCCTGGCCGGCACTGGCGGAGGTCTGCCGGGAGCCGATCTGTCCCACCTCCATGAGCAAGGACACGATGTTTTCCGTCAAGCCCGCATCGTCCCCCTGCATGGACTGAAGTTCCTGCAGGAAGTTGAAGCGATGGTTGGCAGTGAAATCGACGACGCGCAGGTCTTCCAGCCGGCCGGTCTGACGGCACTGTTCGCGCCACATCGCGGCTTCACCGGGCTTGACGGTCAGCACGAGCCCGCCGAAGCCGGCTTCCAGTTGCGCCAGTGCAATCATCTTGCCGGACGTGGACGACTTTCCCGATCCGGTACGACCGGTGATCAGGACGTTTTCGTACGAGTCGCCGAGCGTCAGCACGTCATTGCCGCTGCTGTCCCAGCGGATCAGAGGCGTTTGCGGGTCCCAGGGCGTCGTTTCGCGTGGCGCGGGTTTGGATCGAAGCCAGCCGAACATGAGATGCTCCAGTGAAGGACTGCAGGGACATCGGTGACAACGACAGTTATTGCCGGGATCAGGCGATACCTTTCGCCGGCCGACCGGTCAGGCGTCGCCTTTCGCCTGCCAGTCGATCGATGCGATTGAGCACATGAACCACGGCGGCATCGGCGGCAGGGCCGAGGACGCGCTGGGCGGCGAAGCGCGCGGACGAGAAGAGCACGCGCCGCAGAACGGCGCGAAGGAGGTTTCCGAACCACATGAGTGAACTCCGGTTAGGACGCAGCCTGGTCCCTCAACATCTTGAGGAACGTGCCGAGGGTGAAGGATTGGATTAATGACTTTCGAGCTTTAGCCCGCGCATCGTCCAGCCACCTGATGAAGTCTTCGAGGGTGATCAGCCCGGGGCCAGAGAGGACCATCCTGCGCTCGTCATCGAGCTGTACGGTGACCCGCGACGGTGCGGGTGACGGCGATTCGATCGCCGGGAACCGGGTCGCCTTCCGCTTGCCCGAGAGAGCGTCGCGGGTCAGTCCACCTTTGACGACCTGCGCCGCCAGTTCGGCCTGACGAGCGGTATCGGCGACCTGCGACAACTCATAGGCCGCCGAAAGCGAGATCGTTCCGGCGTCGACCGAGGCGAGGATCGACTCCGGAAGCTTGTTCAGTGAAAGCAGCTTGGTGACGGTGGCGGCTGAGAGCCCGAGCTTCGAGGCCACTTCCGCCGCGGTGACTTTCGTCTCGGACAGCAACTGCTGGATCGCCGCTGCCTTTTCACGCGGCGACAGGTCGGCGCGCTGCAGGTTCTCGATCAACTGGAGCTGCAAAATCGCCGTATCCGTCAGGTCGTTCTCGTCGATGATGGCGGGGATGGATGACAGTCCGGCCAGCTTGCCAGCCCGCCACCGGCGCTCGCCGATGACGATGACGTACTGCTGGCCGTCACGTCGGACCCGGATCGGCTGCTGGACGCCGACCTCGCGAATGCTTTGGGCAAACTTGGCCAGATCGCCGTCGTCGAACTCACGGCGAACCTGGGGACGACTGATGATTCGACTGACTTCAATGGCTTGTATGGTTTCACGCGACATGAGCACCTTCGAGACAAAGACTGATGCGGCGTCCGTTGCCTCTCATTGCCAACACCGACGGAAGTCTTTCACGATTTCGCTTGCCAGGAGCGCTGGTTCGTGCCATGGCTCATTGAACGGAGAACTTCCATGGACGAGAGTGACTTGCTACTTGAACTGATTGCCACGCTGCCGGCAGAACCCGGACCGCGACTGGCGGCCGTCGCCGGCTTGGACGACGAAGTCGATCACTTCGCGGCGGCCTTGCTCACTACACCTGCCAACTCTCATCCGCCGGCCCACCGCGATGAGTCCTAACGTGTCGACCGACGAGCGGACCGACCGCCAGAGCCAGCTCATCGCCGAACTATTTTCCGGGCTTCCCGACGACTTCGAGGCCCGCAAGTCCGAAGTGCTGCGAATCCGCGAGATGATCAAGAACGAGCTGGCGCGGGTAATGCATGACACGCTTAATGAGTACCTGTACGCCCAGCCCGCCAACACGCCCAACGAGCGGGCCGATCTGGCGACGTTGATCAACACGTCCCTGCGGCGCATGTCGCTGGCAATCAAATGCCCTGTGACCGGGTTGCCGGCCATTCTCGTGGTGGACCCGGCCGGCGAGGATCAGCCGGACAAGACACGGTTCCGGTTCCAGGTTCGGGATGAATCTGGCAAAATGCGCCGCACCAAGACCTGTCACGAGCTGCCGCTCCCGCTGGAACTGATGCCGGCCGGGGAGCGGAAGGAGGGCCGATCGCGCGACCACCCCTCCAAGGCCTGTCGCCAGTTGTGACCGAGTTGATGGACTCTGAACGACCCGGCATGGCAGTGATTCATGCCCGGCGGCAGCCACGGATATCCGGAGGTCTGGTTTCGCCCCGAGGCCTGAGCCGCCCGCGGAGGACCTTGCGGCCACGGCACATGCTGATGTTCACGGCATTTTCGGTCGTTCCCAGCGCCGTCGCGATCTGTGATGTTGCCATCCCGTCGTAGTACCGCATGACCAGCGGCCGCTTCAGTCGCTCGGACAAACCCTCCAGGGCGGCACGAACCTGTTCCGGTGTTTGCAGTGCGTCGTCGGCACTATCAGTCTCATCGACGGATACGGGGGCGCTAGTTGCAGACACGGGGGGCAATCGCCGAAGACGACTCATCAGCCGGTCATGCTTGCGATCCGCCACCTCGCCGGCCGCCTTAAGCACCATGGCATAGACGTATTGGTCAAGCGTCGCATCCTCTCGCCGGCTCCTGCCCTGATCGGCGAGCATCAACAGGCACGCCTGCGAGAAGGTCTCCTCAATCATTTCGGCGCGGTTTCGGGTGAAGAATCGACGGCACACGCTTTGTGCCGCGCTCTTGATCACGAACAAGTGTCGCGAAACTTCCGTTTCCAAATCGCATGTACGGGTGGTCATGGGATGCTTCCTTTTCTGGTCCTTTTGAGTACCTTCCCGACCGCCGGACGACGGTCGCCGGCGGCTGCTTCACACTGGTATGGGCCTCAACCCGACAGTTCTTCCATCACCCCTCGATCTTTCCATGGCGAAGTTCACCACTTGGCTCACGAATGAGTATCGCGGTCATCCTGGACTCGCGCTCCCCCCGGAGGTAGCTGAAGAACTCAACAAATCGGCGTTCAATCGCGCATGTGCGATCAGAAAGAAACTCGTCACGGCGGGTTTCGGAGTTCCGGACGCCGAGGAACTGGTTCAGGAACAGGTCCTAAAGCTGCTGGAGATTCTCGACGACCCTGAACGCCAGTTGACTCTGTTCGTGAAAGACACTCCGACGCTGCTGGTGTGGATGCTCTGCGAGATTCGCAGCAGATTCCATCGAAGGTTCATCGGACCCGGCCATCGCAACGAACACGGGCTGTCCGCCACCCGGCAGCAACCCGATGGTGGCTATTCGCCCTTGGGCATGCAGGACTTCGGAGACCAGCAGCACAACCGCTACCGGATTGGTCTGGAGGA is part of the Humisphaera borealis genome and encodes:
- a CDS encoding glycosyl hydrolase, with protein sequence MAFILAGVSAVSAQSAPQSAPPSVAVVAVGPGGYLTLPPKACKPLPEQIYKTDDLKGPMVTNQWWSSLVWQKYSQPMFAHPLVLTATAGGLTVAQHGTTLTGSAAAIMGSGAVKDGDLRLGHAAADAFPQADCAGYSDWFVTAAFASGPASLRATFGHGSPYVYCQYTGGNPKVSFAKPPKVWSGGAGDAVLGITTNGRHYGLFGATGSTWSGLDGTAFVNDARGKSYFSIAVLPDDKPQTLALFRKHAYSHVTDSRVAYRVVGGNVKAVYQFTLQPHEGTEAETIFALYPHQWKYATSPLTEMSYGSVRGQMKVGVGRSFETSIAVQGVLPMFPAEGIPDRQRMVDYLKAAAAKTPAGFGDTYWEGKRLGTVATLAGIAEVCGETALRDGFVGELKSRLENWFTATPGKEQPVFYYNGVWGTLVGSRPSYGSDKPLNDHHFHYGYFIRAAAEIARVDPAWAAKWSPMVNLLIRDIASTDRQDAMFPYLRCFDKYASHSWASGDANFADGNNQESSSESLNAWYGMILWGQATGDTAVRDAGLFLFNTERTAVEEYWFDVSGTNYPKDFPNVALGMVWGGKGAFGTWFSGDVDCIHGINWLPYTPASIYMGRYPDYVKKNHDRIIEKRKGGRDYGTGWGDLVIMFQALSDAGPAAQYIDANPNCKLEGGNSHAFMYHWIHTLNRFGQNDAAVTADHPLTNVFIKGGVRTYIAYNSGTGPLTVTFSDGKKLDVPPRQLKVAEDRK
- a CDS encoding LamG domain-containing protein, whose product is MTDPRLNVLLEKYYTGTLSEDDRAELERTLLSSAQARAAFWDKARVHSLLARWGQEQWGRQMAGEAGTPKVSEGDREVSPAVRSVASRKETAVGGPVWRSRWLPWFVATAACIGLVAFWLLRDSQDLPSPGSQLGVIAPPATQTAGVAVLVSAVDARWARGANFEIGQVLPAGTIRLESGAVQVEFYSGARLVIQGPADVQIVSDMEVFCRSGRLSGYVPVPARGFRVAATGFTLVDLGTEFGVSVPPVGVPEVHVFTGEVEVSRAGTTSPPTKLTAGKATRIEPQGLQSIAASRGSFLGENELAQMASGDVQRRKEAWQSAASAISRDPATALHLAFADQNPWERSVWNRAAGATQPASGSIVGCGWADGRWPGSRAVEFKSAGDRIRVEVPGKFTAVTFIAWIRVDALPNVYHALLAPDSLSPGTLRWGLTDKGGLRIGIARESGRPNDPNWEALNSPPVATPDRFGRWMLLATTFDGKNVRSFLDGQVVSTGEAFTPVPMSIGMAEIGNWRGESPRFLQGRLDELAILSRAMTPEEIRSIYEQGRPAGMAGE
- a CDS encoding sigma-70 family RNA polymerase sigma factor, which produces MGSTVGGPAVAGTGGANASIVQLLFLQHSAQVRGFIVALLPDLSQVDDVFQETFLTVTAKADVFDAQRDFLAWACGVARLKVREAGRKSPRQWRPLSDEVLEALAASEPPATGEDERLRHLADCVKALPEQSRRMIEYCYQQAHKPAEIARLMEWAVDSVYVALSRARSTLRDCVARKIAAEAGAT
- a CDS encoding tyrosine-type recombinase/integrase, producing the protein MPRVAKLGKHKGQWCTKAGNPSGVYFGRIDEVPFRDAQKLFRTYLDSLHKPKPVAATGITTAELMDQFLAWMESYRSDRTFGERKQHLSRFVHFEKGKALVADTPATAIDADDLKGFLTYIREHDFQDEKWAKRKAPLDPFTVGKYQTSIMACFAWGAGKKNPKPCLPREFYPFHGIERHKNPPAPLLETELPTKDEIAALMEHADDDLAIVKEKNKYRSRRPEEFRADHEYKGFRDLLTVYHQTGARTSELADALVGEFVKSAGQIVLGKHKRSKTQKESAARRITLSGESLAIVRKLCDVRKSDEPIFTDQKGRGWNRYTLDMRFKQVRTRAKVRDDITIYSFRHLWISEALMAGIDPATVSKMAGTSIAMIEKVYGHYRNDHFADAQKKLMDARSARSETGTAA
- a CDS encoding type IV secretory system conjugative DNA transfer family protein; amino-acid sequence: MFGWLRSKPAPRETTPWDPQTPLIRWDSSGNDVLTLGDSYENVLITGRTGSGKSSTSGKMIALAQLEAGFGGLVLTVKPGEAAMWREQCRQTGRLEDLRVVDFTANHRFNFLQELQSMQGDDAGLTENIVSLLMEVGQIGSRQTSASAGQGDNAFFQQACRTLLRNCIDLLILAEGEVSVSNLCRLVSALPKSMDQVRSEDWRKSSPCYRLLTKADQRAFTPRQQRDYEAVLDYVMCDFPSLADRTRSSITATFMAFADLFQRGLLHNLLSTDTTLSPREIEDGKIIVIDLPLKVTGEVGLTAQLVWKLMAQRILERRAVTSRTRPAFIHIDEAQFFASGQSDALFATTCRSARVSLILLTQSISGFVTAFGGGDMGQALTDQLLANLSTKIIHATGDTGTAEWAAELCGRDYRMLCNMSNSAGGTTDWAAMAGIGGNGQATSGLTESLQYEIEPREFAYLRTGGARNSFLADAILIRSGVPFTSTGRTWRPITLSQK
- a CDS encoding ParB/RepB/Spo0J family partition protein, with translation MSRETIQAIEVSRIISRPQVRREFDDGDLAKFAQSIREVGVQQPIRVRRDGQQYVIVIGERRWRAGKLAGLSSIPAIIDENDLTDTAILQLQLIENLQRADLSPREKAAAIQQLLSETKVTAAEVASKLGLSAATVTKLLSLNKLPESILASVDAGTISLSAAYELSQVADTARQAELAAQVVKGGLTRDALSGKRKATRFPAIESPSPAPSRVTVQLDDERRMVLSGPGLITLEDFIRWLDDARAKARKSLIQSFTLGTFLKMLRDQAAS
- a CDS encoding RNA polymerase sigma factor, translating into MTTRTCDLETEVSRHLFVIKSAAQSVCRRFFTRNRAEMIEETFSQACLLMLADQGRSRREDATLDQYVYAMVLKAAGEVADRKHDRLMSRLRRLPPVSATSAPVSVDETDSADDALQTPEQVRAALEGLSERLKRPLVMRYYDGMATSQIATALGTTENAVNISMCRGRKVLRGRLRPRGETRPPDIRGCRRA